The following is a genomic window from Mya arenaria isolate MELC-2E11 chromosome 4, ASM2691426v1.
atttaaatgttatatggaatgtaatgtaaattatattgtacatgtaatttaaaatgtaatgctatatgttatgtaatatgtattgtaatatgtattgtaaaatggattgtataatgttatgtaaaaaacaatgcaaattgTAACTTAAAACGAAATTAGAAAAtgcaatgttaaatataatgtaatgtaTAATGTAGTGTGAAATGTATTGTAGCATGAAATCCAGAATATAACGTAAAATGTAACTTAGAACGTAATGAGAAAACGTaatgtaaaatgtaatgtaaaatgtaatgtaaaacgtaatgtaaaatgtaatgtaaaatgtaatttaaaatgtaatgaataTACATTTGTTATGTTGAATGCAAAATGTTACTTAAAACATAATAAGAAAATGTAATttcaaatgtaataaataatgtattgtaaaatgtaatgtaaaatttaatgaaaatgtaaagtataaggtaatttaaaattcaatgtaATATAAAAGAGTAATGTATAAtgtcttttaaattttatgtcgaatacaatgtaaaatataacttaaaacgtaattaaaaaatgcatttgcacAAGGTATTGTAATGTAAATTTACACGAGCAATTCAgtagtaaatgttaaagttcAGTGCAAAAAGCAATGCAAAATGAAGAAAGTggcaaaaaatgttttcctttatgataaaagaaaaaaacacacacaaaacaacttaGGCGAAATGAATAACCTCGTTCGGCACGACAGCCGTTCTTGGGAATGCACATGTATACGCGACTGGAACAAGCATCACCTCTGGAGTCCAAATAAAATTTCCGTTGGAGTCCGGCGTCTCACTCCTCCTGAGAATAGTTATTTTTTGATCCACTCGATCGCACTCAAGATGAGACCCTCTACAGTAAGGTGAAATTGGCTTTGCTGTGGTGATCGTAGTTGGAAACCTAGTAGGATCATGATCAATGACATTATACCATGGGCAGGTTGACCGTCTGCATATATCATCGTCTGAAGTAATACCCGAAGAAATCTGCGCCAAGCCATTTGTTTTACCCAAGCAGACGAGTGACTTGAGTTTTGCTTCATCGATTTCTAACCACTTCATTTTCGAATACTTTTCTTCAGTCATAGCAAAAGATACACGAGGTGAGTCAATAGATCTGTTCCTTTCATCGCTCAATGCTGGAGTCGTAGATTGGATGTTAACGCTGAGTGAGTCAATAGATCTGTTTCTATCATCGCTCAATGCTGGAGTCGTAGATTGGATGATGACGCTAGGTGAGTCAATAGATCTGTTCCTATCATCGCCCAATGCTGGACTCGTTGATTGGATGTCAACGCTAGGTGAGTCAATAGATCTGTTCCTATCATCGCTCAATGCTGGACTCGTAGATTGGAGGTTATCGCTAGGCAAGTCAATAGATCTATTCTTATCATCGCTCAATGCTGGACTCGTAGATTGGAGGTTATCGCTAGGCGAGTCAATAGATCTATTCTTATCATCGCTCAATGCTGGACTCGTAGATTGGAGGTTATCGCTAGGCGAGTCAATAGATCTATTCTTATCATCGCTCAATGCTGGACTCGTAGATTGGAGGTTATCGCTAGGTGAGTCAATAGATCTATTCTTATCATCGCTCAATGCTGGAGTCGTAGATTGGAGGTTAGTGATAGGTGAGTCAATAGATCTGTTCCTATCATCTCTCAATGCTGGAGTCGCAGATTGGACGTTAGTGATAGGTGAGTCAAGAGATCTGTTCCTATCATCTCTCAATGCTGGACTCGTAGATTGGATGTTAACGCTAACAATCTCTCGATGCTCCTTTGCCTTCTCCACTTCTATTATAGGGTTGGGCACTCGTGGATATTCTGCACTTTGTTTTAGAAGACACGATTCAGTCGTCAGAGTTCGCGATGCTGTTATGATGTATATAGGCAAGAATATTTGTCGTAAGTTCGCCATCTGAAAAAAAGGGAATTAAACAACGTtacaattaaagatgcactcttactcccaaataagatttaccacaattaataatagtgttttaatatttaaaaaaaatggttgaataaaTGTCGGAAacgatggttcttatgaaagataccgggtttaatttgaaagaaatgggcAGAAAACATggaatttctaccttatgagcctatagtagatcacagtaaatcttttagcattcaccattacattatttagtaagtagttgaaggtttatcagtcaaaactgatgtttgttcatgtttatgtaatgattttgaataagagtgtcactttaagcattCAAATTAACACAATGTTATTGagatttattctttttttaaaacttttcaaatgCGTTAAATATCTCAGATGGACTTGTTTGCAAAACAGGTTCTACGTGTTACATACCGTCAcgtaaatatttgttcaaatttcCTTGCGAGTGTATTCCAAGTCCGTTCCTTcgataaataatatgttaaatcGCAAGCTTCTTTTTATATGCACTCTGATTCGGAAATTAAAATGCACAAACATACgcgatcttttttttttcgttgGCTAAAACCCCCTTGAAAACACTTTAAATTGAACCTATTGACATAATCTCTTCTTTGTTTAAGACTTTCAAAAAACTTCCTCATCTCTAAGGATAGTAATTATCAGAGTTCAGAGATAGTAGTAAGCTTATACATTGATGTCGTAAAATACTGTTATGATAAAGAACTACAAGGAACAGTGAAGGGGAATACTTTGGtttggaaatttaatttgaaggttCCTTAGATATGTGTGAGTGTTTGAAACACAAGTCGTTCCGACAAGAAACCTCAAAGCATGTGTGtctttgaaaacaatgtcaaattaacATACAGTTTTCggatttcaaaatatgaaaatatcagtATGTAATATTCAGGAAATTCCTGAAGTGTGTTAGTTTGTGTTGTTGTCAAAATGTGAACCTTACTgaataacaataacaagtaaGCCGTATGCAAAACTAACCTAAAACTGTACCTAAGAGGTATTATAGAACTATTGTGGACGAgttcaatgtttatatgaaaaactacagaaacaagtccagtagtcgaaagctTAGACCCCGTTCTATGGCACAGGGCCAAGGCCAGAAACAACGAACAATAACACATATAATCACacaacatatataatgtattacaCGTTGGTTGTTTATCATACCGAATTCGATGTacaataacacaaacattttgaaGATAAAACTAAATTTTCCGTAACAAACACTgccaattatataaatatatgtacattcaaTTATGTATGCAAAGTAAAGTGTATGGACAATCCGTTGATATCTTTGCTCTTAATTTAAGAACACGTAAAATGGATAGTATGCATGCGATGACGAGGAGTGAGatggtcttgtggtataggtgaCCGCCTACCATCTAAGTTTCTTAGGTTCTAGTCCCACTGAGTTCACATTATTACTGTCTCTATAAACGGACGCCATGATTGGTTCCTTACAAGGACACATGGCTATGGCATGTAGTACGCAGCAAATCAATGGGTCGACTTCACATGCATCAGTATCCAACAGTTTGGACTGCAAATGACTCGAAGGCCATGTTAAGGTGGTCAATTCTACAGGTTTTTTTTTCCCTTTTCAACCAAACACTCTTTTTGGAATCATTTGTACAGAGCCATGTCTCTTCAGAGCGTAGACGACGTCCATGGCCTTTACGTAcgtttttcatttcaaaaatataaggaaaaaaacTGTCTTCcatgcttttaatattttttatttgaaacaaaacagttatctTGTAAGTCTCTTTATATCCTATACGTTCTTTCATTTCTTGACCGGACTCGGAATTCAACAATAGCGTACAACAACATGGCGGCCACCAACAAGCCAATAGCTACAACAAGCTTCGTGGAGACGCAAAGGAAGTTGCTGTAGACAAACGTCACTGTGAAACCGATGGCTTTCCATGTGTGGTAGTTGGCAAACGCTGCGTCCTTCTTGTCCGCAAATAAAAGTGCGATGAGCGCTGAAAAAATAGACAACCGTTAGCacgttattataattatttatgaaaaaaataaacattacgtTAGCAAAAGTACTAATagtatttttgcttttaaatagtCATCGACGACAAAGTAGAAGGTATAGTGATAGGAACAGCAGCAACAGGaatagtggtagtggtggtggtggtggtggtggtggtagtggttgtggttgtggtagtggtagtggtagtggtagtggtagtagtagtagtagtagtagtagtagtggtggtggtggtggtagtggcagtggcagtggcagtggcagtagcggtggcggtggcggtggcggtggcggcggcggcagtggcagtggcagtggcagtagcagtagcagtagcagtagtagtagtagtagcagcagcaggagcagtagtagtagtagtagtagtagtagtagtagtagtagtagtagtagtagtagtagtagtagtaatgaTGGCCAcggtgatggtggttgtgataGCGACATTTTACTTGTGATATAAGACTGCCTACACACATGCACTGATATCTATCGTTAGCCCCTGATGGTGCATATTAAACAGCACGAGTGTTATTTAGAACATTAATTATACATAAGTAGGATGTTtgctaaaatgaattattttgataaatacaaacCACCGTACCATTTGACTGTGTTTGCCAAATCCCTTCCGCCAAACCCCATATCACAGGAATGATGAATATTACAGCAATGTTATCAGCTGAAGGAATCCAAATGTATAAGGTGACCAGAATGCCCAAGTTGACCAGTCCGGCAAGGCCAAACAGAACGTATCTTCCCGTGTACTTAGATATTTGACTGAGTGTCATAGCAAAGAATGTTGTTGATGCCCCATAAGCAGCCATAACGAAACCTATCTTCTGGATACCAATAGGGCAACTGATgaaagactgaaaaataaaacgaaCATCCGTTCCGCAAAAAGATTATAGTAATTTATTTGTTCACGTATATTAACAAGAGTATAGCATTTTGTATTAAACGTGTACTATTGGATGACTTGTATTATAATTACCTTTGTATAGTCGGTCCACAAAATTGCTTGTTCCATGGCCATAAACATAATGAGCGGCACAAGCATGGCAAGATCCACATCGCATAGGCCCTTTCCGCAGGATATAAGGGATTTCAAAATGTCGCTGCCTTTACGAGTTGTCGGCTTGCGTATTGATGGAAGAAAGCATATTGCAAGCAGAACTCCGACAACATCTATGACAAGGAAAACACCAAGAAGAATATAAACAACTTTGGTCTCCGGTTCCTCAATCGACGTACCGTTTACTTCTTTTGGGCAACCGTAGCGGCCACAAAACTTAACTGTTTCGtttgtgtttgtataattatacGTTCCTTGTTGCAGTACTATCGAGGATATCAGATTTCCTGTAATTTGTGTGGTCTCGTACATAGCGAAGAAAATCCCATTGTACTTGCTCAGAATCGTGTGGCTATCGCTATTCTTTCTGCCAGCGTACGAGTAGGCCATGTCCGAGAGATAAACACTTTGGGATGTCCACATCGGTCCCGCTGTGAGTCCGAGTAAAACGGAAGAGGGGATCAGTGTGGCAAACGTGGGATAAAAGTTGGTGCAAGTGTACACCACATGACAGATGAAAGAAACGACGATAACCGTCTTTTCTCCGAGGAAACCAATAATGGACGGTGCAAGAATTCCTGAGAGGATGATGCAGGCGTACATACAAGACAAGGAAATGATCCCCAGTCCATCCGCCTGATTCAAGCTACTCTGCAGGTTTTGAATTGCCAGATAGGCAGTAAATATCGCAGTAAAGGACGCTGATAGTACGAACACATTCCTTCTCTCTTTTCCACCATGCTTGTCTAGAAAAGCATCCTGCGAGGTCATCTTTACTTCCGTTTCCATTCCGAACAGTACGTCTAGTAGTATACACCCTACTAGAGTGGTCCTCTATCCCTTGAATTAGATCCTGGAAAATTACTCCTGTTTTGTTGTGGTATTCTTTTACTTGACGGTATTCGCTTGAAGTAGATCCAAACAACTACTGTTATAATTTATACAGTTATAGTGTGGTCTTCTTTTACTTGACCTTATATACTTGAAGTAGGTCCAAACAACTCCTGTGTTTAGTGTGGTATTCTTTCTCTCGATGGTATTCACTTGAAGTAGATCCAAACAACAACTGTTATATACTGTGTTAGTGTGGTCTTCTTTCGCTTGATTAAATCCACTTGAAGAATTACCTGGAAGAAATCCatcaaatttatacatgtactgttaAATGCAGTGTTATGCtctattaaacatttcaaataaatgattcgCCCATATAGACTCAGAGTGTAAAAATAATACACATAGCTCACCTTGTTGAAATGCTGTAGTCGATGGGGTTCAACGTCACATGTGGGAAAACGGTGACATTTACTTCTGATCAGAACCCACGTGTATCAAGGCACCGTCTTCTTTCGTGGCAACATGTGGTATAAAGTCCgtttaaacacaatacaaacagcCCATTCGCTTCTTCTGTGCTGCTCTTTAAATTACTATATTGCTTCAATTAAGTACGTTGAGCCTATACATGTGTGTCATATAATCGCTACCGTATTTTCCATTGTACTGATTTTTGACCGCATGCACGTGGATTAACAACCCGGCGTACTGAATTAATATTCCCTAAAGCTGGTAAAGCAAGTATATGGTTTACACCGGCTATGCtatgcacatacatgtacaaactaGCATGTATTGTATTAAATACATGAACAAGAAGTGTTTTACTTGTAGCATGAGTCATAGCTTGTATTCCGATGATCGATGAAATGACTATAAATAACGGTTACAGGTCTTATATACATGATGTTGGGACGATTTAAGGCAATATGGTTATGATTTTGTTAAGTACTACCACACGCGGGTTAAAAGGGGGCGTACCCGGCGCGCGCCCACTtaaaaatcgtccaagtttactttttatttcaatatgggaGAGAAATAAGTTATAAACAATGCTCAAAATGCACCTTTTTGACTACAAATCGTTACAATGGTCTTGAGGCAGTAACCACGAAACCCACATGCAAATGCAAATAGTTTATGTTAGGGAGGGGCGTAGTCAAAAGGTTGCCCCCTAAGTtatgccccctctaacgtcaattcctggatacGCGCCTGACTATCCTTTAAGATCTAAATACAgtttacatatttacatatatcaGCAGACGAATAATACCATGAACCGGCTATTCTCCTTAACGTCGCTAAATGGAATAATGCACATTTTCTAAAGCTATTGATTCCAAATAAAGCTTTGTATACGGATTCACTTTGGCTTGCATTTTTAATACCCGATTTGTCAACGAAATCACTCTAAATGACGCCGACTGCTGCATGTCAGATTATATATCGGAGAAAATCAAGGTTCTCTGTAGTTCAACAGAACAACGGAActggctccaatttctcgaaacatctatTGTCCCCACTAGCGGTTCCAGGGGAGGGGAGGGGGCGTCTACGGCGCCCCACAAAAAAACTCCaagttactttttatttcaatgtaggAGAAAAAGAGTAATAAATTACGCCCGAAATGCACCATTTCTGACTATCAAATGTCTCGGGGGATTACCGCTAacccccctgccaacacttttaaccaaa
Proteins encoded in this region:
- the LOC128230285 gene encoding protein unc-93 homolog A-like → METEVKMTSQDAFLDKHGGKERRNVFVLSASFTAIFTAYLAIQNLQSSLNQADGLGIISLSCMYACIILSGILAPSIIGFLGEKTVIVVSFICHVVYTCTNFYPTFATLIPSSVLLGLTAGPMWTSQSVYLSDMAYSYAGRKNSDSHTILSKYNGIFFAMYETTQITGNLISSIVLQQGTYNYTNTNETVKFCGRYGCPKEVNGTSIEEPETKVVYILLGVFLVIDVVGVLLAICFLPSIRKPTTRKGSDILKSLISCGKGLCDVDLAMLVPLIMFMAMEQAILWTDYTKSFISCPIGIQKIGFVMAAYGASTTFFAMTLSQISKYTGRYVLFGLAGLVNLGILVTLYIWIPSADNIAVIFIIPVIWGLAEGIWQTQSNALIALLFADKKDAAFANYHTWKAIGFTVTFVYSNFLCVSTKLVVAIGLLVAAMLLYAIVEFRVRSRNERTYRI
- the LOC128232631 gene encoding uncharacterized protein LOC128232631; translation: MANLRQIFLPIYIITASRTLTTESCLLKQSAEYPRVPNPIIEVEKAKEHREIVSVNIQSTSPALRDDRNRSLDSPITNVQSATPALRDDRNRSIDSPITNLQSTTPALSDDKNRSIDSPSDNLQSTSPALSDDKNRSIDSPSDNLQSTSPALSDDKNRSIDSPSDNLQSTSPALSDDKNRSIDLPSDNLQSTSPALSDDRNRSIDSPSVDIQSTSPALGDDRNRSIDSPSVIIQSTTPALSDDRNRSIDSLSVNIQSTTPALSDERNRSIDSPRVSFAMTEEKYSKMKWLEIDEAKLKSLVCLGKTNGLAQISSGITSDDDICRRSTCPWYNVIDHDPTRFPTTITTAKPISPYCRGSHLECDRVDQKITILRRSETPDSNGNFIWTPEVMLVPVAYTCAFPRTAVVPNEVIHFA